From a single Lactococcus carnosus genomic region:
- the prmC gene encoding peptide chain release factor N(5)-glutamine methyltransferase produces the protein MTYLQLFQTYEKELARPEELRYVFRYAKKLSYTDFIMLLNTDVSEADMAFIATISKRLMQDEPAQYIVGNTEFYGLTLTVDARALIPRPETEELVSLILSENRALSQASILDIGTGTGAIALSLAKQKPTWDMTAADISSDALALARHNARENAISTVSFVQSDVFRNLSGCYDIIVSNPPYIAEVEKADMADNVLKYEPHLALFAENDGLAIYEQIAAQAGQFLTATGKLYLEIGYLQGKAVSQLFQEQFPRKRIRVLKDLSGKDRMIAID, from the coding sequence ATGACTTATTTACAATTATTTCAAACATACGAAAAAGAATTGGCGCGACCTGAAGAGTTGCGCTATGTCTTTAGATATGCAAAAAAACTCAGCTATACCGACTTTATTATGTTATTAAATACGGATGTATCAGAAGCTGATATGGCATTTATAGCAACTATTTCAAAACGACTGATGCAAGATGAACCGGCCCAATATATTGTAGGAAATACAGAATTTTATGGTCTCACGCTTACTGTTGATGCGCGTGCCTTGATTCCGAGACCTGAAACTGAAGAATTGGTCAGCTTGATTCTATCTGAAAATAGGGCGTTAAGCCAAGCAAGTATCTTAGATATTGGTACAGGGACAGGCGCTATCGCCTTATCACTTGCTAAACAGAAACCGACTTGGGACATGACAGCAGCTGATATTTCATCAGACGCCTTAGCTTTAGCACGTCATAACGCCAGAGAAAACGCTATTTCGACGGTTTCATTTGTTCAATCTGACGTGTTTAGGAATCTTTCAGGTTGCTATGATATTATTGTCTCTAATCCACCTTATATCGCTGAAGTTGAAAAAGCTGATATGGCTGATAATGTCTTAAAGTATGAACCGCATCTAGCACTCTTTGCAGAAAATGATGGTCTTGCCATCTATGAACAAATTGCAGCACAAGCGGGTCAATTTTTGACAGCAACAGGCAAGTTATATTTGGAAATTGGATACTTGCAAGGGAAGGCTGTCAGTCAACTCTTTCAGGAACAATTTCCTCGGAAACGGATTCGTGTTTTAAAGGATCTAAGCGGAAAGGATAGGATGATCGCAATTGACTGA
- a CDS encoding thymidine kinase — MAKLYFKYGTMNSGKSIEILKVAHNYEEQGKPVVIMTSAIDNRDEIGVVSSRIGMREKAVPIDDHLDVFDYVAELSPKPFCIMIDEAQFLSKKNIYDFAKVVDELGIPVMAFGLKNDFQNQLFEGSKYLLLLADKIEEIKTICWFCSKKATMVLRTKDGEPVYVGSQIQIGGNDSYLPVCRKHWFKPDLEKMKEMK; from the coding sequence GTGGCAAAATTATATTTTAAATACGGCACGATGAATAGTGGTAAGTCGATTGAAATCTTGAAAGTGGCACACAACTATGAAGAACAGGGTAAACCTGTTGTCATCATGACGAGTGCAATCGATAATAGAGATGAAATCGGTGTCGTGAGTAGTCGAATCGGGATGCGAGAAAAAGCAGTACCGATAGATGACCATCTTGACGTATTTGACTATGTCGCTGAACTGTCACCAAAACCGTTTTGTATCATGATAGATGAAGCACAGTTTCTCAGTAAAAAAAATATTTATGATTTTGCTAAGGTTGTCGATGAACTGGGCATTCCAGTGATGGCCTTTGGTCTTAAAAATGATTTTCAAAATCAGCTATTTGAAGGTAGTAAATATCTGCTTTTATTAGCTGACAAAATCGAAGAGATTAAGACAATCTGTTGGTTCTGTAGTAAAAAAGCAACTATGGTCTTACGCACAAAAGATGGTGAGCCAGTCTATGTAGGCAGTCAAATTCAGATAGGTGGCAATGATAGTTATCTTCCGGTTTGTCGCAAGCACTGGTTTAAGCCAGATTTAGAAAAAATGAAGGAAATGAAATAA
- the rpsN gene encoding 30S ribosomal protein S14, which translates to MAKKSKIAKFEKQKKLVERYAERRRELKEIGDYEALRKLPRDANPNRMRLRDNLDGRPRAYMRKFGMSRINFRRLAHEGKIPGVKKASW; encoded by the coding sequence TTGGCAAAAAAATCCAAGATCGCAAAATTTGAGAAGCAAAAAAAACTTGTTGAACGATATGCAGAACGTAGGAGAGAGTTAAAAGAAATAGGTGATTATGAAGCACTTCGAAAGCTTCCTAGAGATGCTAATCCAAATAGAATGAGACTAAGAGATAATTTGGACGGAAGACCAAGAGCTTATATGCGAAAATTTGGCATGTCTAGAATCAATTTTAGAAGATTAGCACATGAAGGTAAGATTCCAGGTGTAAAAAAAGCAAGCTGGTAA
- a CDS encoding LysR family transcriptional regulator: MAQLYSQQTLHYLDILLKHGNFTKAAKDLYVSQPHLTQTIKRIEIELGAKIINRDVTPLQLTAAGKVYHQYLMTAENRKEKFRQQLFQYTNPDKKVIHIGILSSLGSFLLPLFLPEFMRTFPDVKIELHEALPEINEAKILNGQIDFFIGQNPETISPNLKKIHFGNHGYFALIPKCSTLYQPGHYRIPDQAIPLKTLLKEPLILTKRGSAIRRQVDYLLQKYKIQPNIVLETNNIYTAINLSRENAGVTLFAESIKVVDQHRAFNIYKLPLSLLSLDYFISYDTKKILDPIDQEFLTYFEKASAKLG, from the coding sequence ATGGCACAACTTTATTCTCAACAAACCTTACACTACTTGGATATCTTGTTAAAACATGGTAATTTCACCAAGGCGGCCAAAGATTTATATGTCTCACAGCCACATCTGACACAAACAATTAAACGGATTGAAATTGAACTGGGGGCAAAAATCATTAATCGAGATGTTACCCCATTGCAACTGACAGCAGCAGGAAAAGTCTATCATCAGTATTTAATGACTGCTGAAAATAGAAAGGAAAAGTTTCGGCAACAGCTGTTCCAATATACCAATCCGGATAAAAAAGTCATACATATCGGTATTTTATCCAGTCTAGGCTCATTTTTACTGCCCTTATTTTTACCAGAATTTATGCGGACCTTTCCAGATGTCAAAATAGAGTTGCATGAAGCATTGCCTGAAATAAATGAAGCAAAAATTCTAAATGGGCAGATTGATTTTTTCATCGGTCAGAATCCTGAAACAATTTCCCCGAATCTTAAGAAGATACATTTTGGCAACCATGGTTATTTTGCCTTGATTCCCAAATGTTCTACGCTTTATCAACCAGGTCACTATCGCATACCAGACCAAGCTATCCCGCTCAAAACGCTCTTAAAGGAACCCTTAATTTTGACTAAGAGAGGGTCTGCGATTCGCAGACAAGTGGATTATCTCCTGCAAAAGTATAAGATACAGCCTAATATTGTCTTAGAGACCAATAACATTTATACGGCGATTAATCTCTCTAGAGAAAATGCAGGGGTAACCTTGTTTGCTGAAAGTATTAAAGTGGTTGATCAGCATAGGGCATTTAATATCTACAAACTGCCACTATCCTTGCTGTCTTTAGACTATTTTATTAGCTATGATACAAAAAAAATTCTCGATCCAATCGATCAAGAATTCCTTACTTATTTTGAAAAGGCCAGCGCTAAACTAGGGTAA
- the mutY gene encoding A/G-specific adenine glycosylase, whose translation MINWYDKAGNLSDKVVTEFRATLLDWYDQKGRTHLPWRMNTLPYHVWISEIMLQQTQVETVIPYYERFLAALPTVKALACADEELLLKLWSGLGYYSRVRNMQKAAQQVMADFDGEFPTTAKSLQTLAGIGPYTAAAIASISFGEAVPALDGNMFRVFSRLLKIEADIAQPKSRHLFYEVILPIVDPKRPGDFNQAIMDLGTSLMRAKAETQADSPFAKFNLSYQDGTELTFPIKSKKIKQVPKFYAAIISEKEGGLAYMQRPKTGLLANFWTFPLHEFDSWDAIYEGVSTTYADAKQLNISPLTHLFTHQKWQVMLVQVAAGDEQWTYLTPEAYEGLPQTTLQLKLQAALKENL comes from the coding sequence GTGATCAACTGGTATGATAAAGCAGGCAACTTATCTGATAAAGTTGTGACTGAATTTAGGGCAACCTTACTCGACTGGTATGACCAAAAAGGCCGGACACACCTGCCTTGGCGAATGAACACGCTACCCTACCATGTTTGGATTAGCGAAATTATGCTCCAACAAACACAAGTTGAGACGGTGATACCCTATTATGAACGCTTTTTAGCTGCATTACCGACTGTTAAGGCACTTGCTTGTGCCGATGAAGAGCTCTTACTCAAACTCTGGTCAGGTCTCGGGTATTATTCGCGTGTACGAAATATGCAAAAAGCTGCCCAGCAAGTCATGGCTGATTTTGATGGTGAATTTCCGACTACTGCCAAATCCTTGCAAACATTAGCAGGCATCGGCCCTTATACAGCTGCAGCAATCGCAAGTATTAGTTTTGGCGAGGCTGTGCCTGCCCTTGATGGCAACATGTTTCGTGTCTTTTCACGCTTACTCAAAATAGAGGCTGATATTGCCCAGCCAAAATCACGTCACCTTTTTTATGAGGTGATTTTACCGATCGTTGATCCCAAACGACCAGGAGATTTTAATCAGGCGATTATGGATTTAGGGACATCACTTATGCGTGCTAAGGCAGAAACCCAAGCTGACTCGCCATTTGCTAAGTTCAATCTCAGCTACCAGGATGGGACAGAATTAACCTTTCCCATCAAGTCTAAGAAAATAAAGCAAGTGCCCAAGTTTTATGCAGCGATTATCTCTGAAAAAGAGGGGGGACTTGCCTACATGCAACGCCCTAAAACTGGTTTACTGGCTAATTTTTGGACTTTTCCCTTGCATGAGTTTGACTCTTGGGATGCGATTTATGAGGGGGTCAGCACAACCTATGCTGATGCAAAGCAGTTGAACATCTCACCTCTAACACATCTTTTTACTCATCAAAAATGGCAAGTGATGTTAGTTCAAGTGGCTGCAGGTGATGAGCAGTGGACCTACCTGACACCAGAAGCCTATGAAGGGTTACCCCAAACCACTTTGCAACTGAAATTACAGGCTGCTCTGAAAGAAAATTTATGA
- a CDS encoding NADPH-dependent FMN reductase, whose translation MNLIGIVGTNADSSTNRKLLQFMKQHFAKSATITICEIADIPAFNEPDDKTAPLEVKLLSEKITASDGVIIATPEYDHSIPAALKSVLEWLSYTTRPLIEKPVMIVGASHGSLGTSRAQTHLRQILDAPELKARILPGSEFFLGRSLEAFDETPTLLNQDKVVELEGDFAEFLSFADMTNEISKKNPEQAASKRKFAWENVNGGVAK comes from the coding sequence ATGAACCTAATCGGAATCGTCGGCACCAATGCAGACAGCTCAACCAATCGCAAGTTGCTCCAATTTATGAAGCAACACTTTGCTAAATCAGCAACAATTACAATTTGTGAAATTGCTGATATCCCTGCTTTTAATGAACCAGATGACAAAACAGCGCCACTTGAAGTCAAATTGTTATCTGAGAAAATCACTGCTTCTGACGGTGTTATCATCGCAACGCCAGAATACGATCACTCCATCCCTGCTGCCTTGAAGAGCGTGCTTGAGTGGCTATCGTATACAACACGCCCGTTAATCGAAAAGCCAGTCATGATTGTCGGTGCCTCACACGGCTCACTTGGCACCTCTCGCGCACAAACTCATCTGCGTCAGATTCTAGATGCACCTGAGCTGAAAGCGCGAATTTTACCAGGATCAGAATTTTTCTTAGGCAGATCTCTTGAAGCCTTTGATGAGACGCCTACCTTGCTTAATCAAGATAAGGTAGTTGAACTAGAGGGAGATTTCGCTGAATTCTTATCATTTGCAGACATGACAAATGAGATTAGCAAAAAAAATCCTGAGCAGGCAGCAAGTAAACGAAAATTTGCTTGGGAAAACGTAAATGGAGGTGTGGCAAAATGA
- the prfA gene encoding peptide chain release factor 1 has product MFDQLQIMADRYEELGELLSDPEVVTDTKRFMALSKEEASLRETVAAYERYVTVTTGISDAEEMLSDSSLESEESDMFKEELKDLKNEKKALEEAIKILLLPKDPNDEKNIILEIRGAAGGDEAALFAGDLLSMYQKYSENQGWKFEILESNVTEIGGIKEVSVMISGNSVYSKLKYESGAHRVQRVPKTETQGRVHTSTATVLVMPEIEDFDINIDPKDLRIDIYHASGAGGQNVNKVATAVRMVHVPTGIKVEMQEERNQQKNRDKAIKIINARVYDHFAQIEQDKNDEMRKSTIGTGDRSERIRTYNFPQNRVTDHRIGLTLQKLDTIISGKLGDVIDALILSDQTQKLEDLKQ; this is encoded by the coding sequence ATGTTTGACCAGTTACAAATAATGGCAGATCGCTATGAAGAGTTGGGTGAATTACTGAGTGACCCTGAGGTCGTTACCGATACCAAACGCTTTATGGCCTTATCTAAAGAAGAAGCGTCATTACGTGAAACAGTTGCTGCTTATGAGCGCTATGTTACAGTTACGACGGGGATTTCTGATGCCGAGGAAATGCTATCAGATTCAAGCTTGGAATCAGAAGAATCTGATATGTTCAAGGAAGAACTGAAAGACCTTAAAAACGAGAAAAAAGCACTAGAAGAAGCTATTAAAATCTTACTTTTACCAAAGGATCCAAATGATGAAAAAAATATTATTTTGGAAATTCGTGGTGCCGCAGGTGGGGATGAGGCTGCCCTTTTTGCAGGAGATCTTCTATCAATGTATCAAAAATATTCTGAAAATCAGGGCTGGAAATTTGAGATACTAGAGTCAAATGTGACAGAAATTGGTGGGATTAAAGAAGTATCCGTGATGATTTCAGGGAACTCAGTCTACTCAAAATTAAAATATGAAAGTGGTGCACACCGTGTCCAACGTGTCCCAAAAACAGAAACACAAGGCCGAGTACATACTTCAACAGCTACCGTACTTGTTATGCCTGAGATAGAAGATTTCGATATTAACATCGATCCGAAAGATCTTAGAATAGATATCTACCACGCATCTGGTGCTGGTGGACAGAATGTCAATAAAGTTGCGACTGCTGTACGTATGGTCCATGTGCCAACGGGTATCAAAGTTGAGATGCAAGAAGAACGTAACCAGCAGAAAAATAGAGATAAGGCGATAAAAATTATCAACGCTCGTGTCTACGACCACTTCGCACAGATCGAACAAGATAAGAATGATGAGATGCGTAAGTCAACGATTGGGACAGGCGATCGCTCAGAGCGTATTCGTACCTATAATTTTCCACAAAACCGCGTGACAGACCATCGTATTGGGTTGACGCTACAAAAGCTAGATACTATCATTTCAGGTAAGCTTGGGGATGTGATTGATGCCTTAATTTTGTCTGATCAAACGCAAAAACTTGAGGACCTGAAACAGTGA
- a CDS encoding DNA mismatch repair protein, translated as MTNVWIFLGILGLLFIITSLITCVERIKLRREVRRNWGRPARRTRKDSEASLKEAWQMAQKYTAFDAQVDELTWYDLDLFSVFQNLNSTQSSIGSEALYQRLRHYNLSSEDNARLEKLILFFEAHPDRREQVRYQFACLGKRDHNFVAQYLSETKSQKLPNLTFYLICACLPIVALIVAIFQPVLGVLLLIGSLVFNICYYQFKKVALETELNSMSYLVQTIAIAKKVAKIQTPFQTALVDNLKPIQAISRVGLSFRVKTGSEGEVFFDYLNAVVMLPFIAYNLVISKIMHHDQEAKKVWQLLGELEVALAILNLQVA; from the coding sequence ATGACAAATGTATGGATTTTCTTAGGTATTTTAGGCCTACTTTTTATCATCACAAGCTTGATAACTTGTGTTGAACGTATAAAACTTAGACGGGAAGTCCGTCGAAACTGGGGAAGACCTGCCAGACGAACTAGAAAAGACAGCGAAGCAAGTTTAAAAGAGGCTTGGCAGATGGCACAGAAATATACAGCATTTGATGCCCAAGTCGATGAGTTAACCTGGTATGATTTAGATTTATTTAGTGTTTTCCAAAACCTAAATAGTACCCAGTCTAGTATTGGCTCTGAGGCCCTTTATCAGAGACTACGACACTATAATCTCTCTTCAGAGGATAATGCGCGCTTAGAAAAACTCATTCTTTTTTTTGAGGCGCATCCAGATAGACGAGAGCAGGTGCGTTATCAGTTTGCCTGCTTAGGGAAGAGAGATCATAATTTTGTGGCCCAATATCTATCGGAGACCAAGTCGCAAAAATTACCAAACTTAACCTTTTATCTAATTTGTGCTTGCCTACCCATCGTGGCACTCATCGTGGCGATTTTCCAACCTGTCCTTGGGGTATTGCTGCTGATTGGGTCGCTGGTCTTTAATATTTGTTATTATCAGTTTAAGAAGGTTGCTTTAGAAACCGAGCTAAATAGTATGAGTTATTTAGTACAGACAATCGCAATTGCCAAAAAAGTTGCTAAAATCCAGACACCATTTCAAACTGCTTTAGTCGATAATCTAAAACCGATTCAAGCCATTTCAAGAGTTGGCTTGTCTTTTCGGGTCAAAACGGGATCTGAAGGAGAAGTGTTTTTTGACTATTTGAATGCGGTCGTTATGTTACCCTTTATCGCCTATAATTTGGTCATATCAAAAATTATGCACCATGATCAGGAAGCCAAAAAGGTCTGGCAATTACTTGGCGAACTTGAAGTCGCACTGGCCATTTTAAATTTACAAGTAGCATAA
- a CDS encoding FAD:protein FMN transferase, giving the protein MFTEKSSNLMGTVIRCGVAHPQHQALLDEAFNRLREYEHIFSANDPSSHLMQINRQAGRQAVKVPQDLFDLIKIGKRESLKAEGLLNIAIGPLIKLWHVGFKDAQQPSQDSINRTLPFVDPNNIILDEEQQTIFLKEKGMEIDLGALAKGYFADQIMAYFKSEQASAGFIDLGGNVLTFGKSPRETSDAWHIGIQNPALPRGNNALVLKINDLSVVTSGIYERNLKRDGHIFHHIFDSKTGYPVVNDLASLTIISKQSLDGEIWTTQLFGKPAAAIIKQVNQIEGIEAIVITKDNQMATSQNAMKNQLP; this is encoded by the coding sequence ATGTTCACAGAAAAAAGTAGCAACCTGATGGGGACTGTCATCAGGTGTGGTGTTGCGCATCCACAACACCAGGCATTGTTAGATGAAGCATTTAACAGATTAAGGGAGTATGAACATATATTTAGTGCAAATGATCCTAGCTCACACTTAATGCAGATTAATCGACAAGCAGGTAGACAAGCAGTCAAGGTACCGCAAGACTTGTTTGACCTCATCAAAATCGGTAAGAGGGAAAGCCTCAAAGCAGAGGGGTTGCTCAACATTGCGATTGGTCCCTTAATCAAACTCTGGCATGTTGGGTTTAAAGACGCGCAGCAGCCTAGTCAGGATAGCATTAATCGCACCTTACCCTTTGTAGATCCTAACAACATCATCTTAGATGAGGAACAGCAGACGATCTTTTTGAAGGAAAAGGGAATGGAGATTGATTTAGGCGCCCTAGCCAAAGGTTATTTCGCTGATCAAATCATGGCCTATTTTAAAAGTGAGCAGGCAAGTGCTGGCTTTATCGACTTAGGTGGCAATGTTCTGACTTTTGGTAAGTCGCCTAGAGAAACGTCTGATGCATGGCACATTGGCATTCAAAATCCTGCTCTCCCGAGAGGCAACAATGCCCTTGTCTTAAAAATAAACGACCTATCCGTCGTAACGAGTGGCATCTATGAACGTAACTTAAAACGAGATGGGCATATTTTCCATCATATATTTGATAGTAAAACAGGTTATCCTGTCGTAAATGACCTAGCAAGCTTAACCATCATCTCAAAACAATCATTAGATGGGGAAATATGGACAACTCAGCTTTTTGGTAAACCAGCCGCTGCTATCATCAAACAAGTCAACCAGATTGAGGGTATCGAAGCGATTGTCATCACAAAAGATAATCAGATGGCTACTAGTCAAAACGCCATGAAAAATCAGTTACCCTAG
- a CDS encoding flavocytochrome c yields the protein MKFIGLVGTNAKASYNRLLLTFMKDHFSEQAEIEILEIKDVPMFNESKDVSYSPLIQAFNQKITDADGVIIATPEYNHSIPSSLKSLLEWLSFNLHPLDGKPVMIVGASLDVQGSSRAQLHLRQILDAPGVNAAVMPGYEFLLGQANLAFDAAGQLKVEGTINFLESCFLRFMRFTKVANLLNVPEDLVFEPGDYAVTTVGHNGDLPMVVTFTEDSIKTIDIDTSGESQGIADVVFTRMPTQIIEGQTLNVDIISGASVTSNGVLDGVAKAVKLAGANPDTLRKRAKAASAQYHGDETYETDVVVVGAGGAGLAAAATILQSGKKVIVVEKFPAVGGNTVRTGGPMNAADPTWQNTFAANLGESHTLQEMAAIDESQIDPEYLTDFKSFKAQVTTYLNDIEGTQGYLFDSAIFHRLQTYLGGKRTDQLGNVIYGQYDLVKILTDRALESVKWLEEIGVAFDPDEVSMPVGALWRRGHKPLKSEGYAFVSALQTFVEANGGKIITDTPVESLIIKDGQVSGIEGTGLAGGKVTVHAKAVILTTGGFGANTKMLKAYNTYWTEIADDIKTSNSPAITGDGIVLGQSAGADLTGMGFSQMMPVSDPETGALFSGLQVPPQNFVMVNQSGKRFVNEYGSRDQLTQAAIDNGSLFYLIADENIKNTAYNTSQEKIDRQVANGTLFKADSLEALAEKLAIDPTVFVTTINNYNSYVDKGEDPEFGKDVFDLKVEQAPFYATPRKPAVHHTMGGLKIDTKTHVLDASSQIIPGLYAAGEVAGGIHAGNRLGGNSLTDIFTFGRIAGKTAIADKVD from the coding sequence ATGAAATTTATCGGACTTGTAGGCACAAATGCCAAAGCATCATACAATCGCTTGTTATTGACTTTTATGAAAGATCATTTTAGCGAGCAAGCAGAAATAGAGATTCTCGAAATTAAAGATGTGCCCATGTTTAACGAATCAAAGGATGTCTCTTATTCCCCTCTCATTCAAGCATTTAATCAAAAAATAACGGATGCTGATGGTGTGATCATCGCAACGCCAGAATACAATCATTCCATCCCCTCTAGTTTAAAGAGTTTACTTGAATGGTTATCATTTAATTTACATCCACTTGATGGCAAACCAGTCATGATCGTCGGAGCTTCATTAGATGTTCAAGGCTCATCACGCGCGCAATTACATTTGCGTCAAATTCTAGATGCGCCCGGCGTTAACGCAGCAGTCATGCCTGGCTATGAATTCCTACTCGGACAGGCTAATCTTGCCTTTGATGCAGCTGGTCAATTAAAAGTTGAAGGGACCATTAATTTCCTTGAAAGCTGTTTCTTGCGATTCATGAGGTTCACTAAAGTCGCTAACTTGTTAAATGTTCCTGAGGATCTTGTTTTTGAACCCGGTGACTATGCTGTAACGACTGTTGGTCATAACGGCGACCTACCGATGGTTGTCACATTTACCGAAGATAGCATTAAAACGATCGACATCGATACATCTGGTGAATCACAGGGAATAGCTGATGTTGTCTTTACTAGAATGCCAACACAAATCATTGAAGGACAAACCTTAAATGTGGATATCATTTCTGGTGCTTCAGTAACAAGTAATGGGGTACTTGATGGTGTCGCAAAAGCGGTTAAACTAGCTGGTGCTAATCCTGATACGCTTAGAAAACGCGCAAAAGCGGCAAGCGCACAATATCATGGCGACGAAACATATGAGACTGATGTTGTCGTTGTTGGCGCAGGTGGCGCTGGATTAGCTGCTGCTGCTACTATTTTGCAGTCAGGTAAAAAAGTCATCGTCGTTGAAAAATTCCCAGCTGTAGGTGGGAATACAGTCAGAACTGGCGGCCCTATGAATGCGGCTGATCCTACTTGGCAAAATACATTTGCGGCTAATCTTGGAGAGAGCCATACCCTACAAGAAATGGCAGCTATCGATGAAAGTCAAATAGACCCAGAATATTTAACAGATTTTAAATCTTTTAAAGCCCAAGTCACAACCTACCTGAATGATATCGAGGGGACACAGGGTTACTTGTTTGATTCAGCCATTTTCCATAGACTACAAACCTATCTTGGTGGCAAACGGACTGACCAACTCGGCAATGTGATTTATGGTCAATATGATCTAGTCAAAATCCTGACGGACCGCGCTCTAGAGTCTGTTAAATGGCTAGAAGAGATTGGTGTTGCATTTGATCCAGATGAAGTGTCAATGCCGGTTGGTGCCCTTTGGCGTCGTGGTCATAAACCACTTAAAAGTGAAGGCTATGCCTTTGTTTCAGCGCTACAAACCTTTGTTGAAGCAAATGGTGGGAAAATCATTACGGATACACCAGTAGAAAGCCTCATCATCAAAGATGGGCAAGTCAGCGGGATTGAAGGCACTGGTTTAGCTGGTGGGAAAGTCACTGTTCATGCCAAAGCTGTCATCTTAACAACAGGTGGATTCGGTGCCAATACTAAGATGCTGAAAGCCTATAATACCTACTGGACTGAAATTGCCGATGACATCAAAACCTCTAATTCTCCAGCAATTACAGGTGATGGTATTGTACTCGGACAAAGTGCTGGAGCTGATTTAACTGGCATGGGATTTTCTCAAATGATGCCCGTCTCTGATCCTGAGACTGGTGCCTTATTTAGTGGTCTTCAAGTACCACCACAAAACTTCGTCATGGTCAACCAATCAGGTAAACGGTTTGTCAATGAATATGGCAGTCGTGACCAGTTAACCCAAGCTGCGATTGATAATGGGTCATTGTTCTACTTGATTGCTGATGAAAACATCAAAAATACAGCCTATAATACCAGTCAGGAAAAAATAGATCGTCAAGTTGCAAACGGGACACTATTTAAAGCGGATTCTCTTGAAGCGCTAGCCGAAAAATTAGCAATTGATCCCACTGTATTCGTCACAACGATCAACAACTATAACAGTTATGTTGATAAGGGAGAAGATCCAGAATTTGGCAAGGATGTGTTTGACTTGAAAGTTGAACAGGCACCATTTTACGCAACACCAAGAAAACCAGCCGTGCATCATACAATGGGTGGCTTGAAAATCGATACAAAAACGCATGTCTTAGATGCATCTAGCCAAATCATTCCAGGTCTTTACGCTGCAGGTGAGGTAGCAGGTGGTATCCATGCTGGTAACCGCCTAGGTGGTAACTCTCTAACAGACATCTTCACATTTGGTCGTATCGCAGGCAAAACTGCGATTGCAGATAAGGTTGACTAA
- a CDS encoding putative metal homeostasis protein: MERTDLSSAYRRLKSANIKTRKRALKLIRAEKQNKK, from the coding sequence ATGGAGCGAACTGATTTATCTAGTGCATATCGTCGTTTAAAAAGTGCAAATATAAAAACACGTAAACGTGCATTGAAATTGATAAGGGCAGAAAAACAGAATAAAAAATAG